Proteins from a single region of Scylla paramamosain isolate STU-SP2022 chromosome 13, ASM3559412v1, whole genome shotgun sequence:
- the LOC135106493 gene encoding uncharacterized protein LOC135106493 — protein sequence MFEGDVRWQLRHLSQCVALDEWCSTSLPWSTRKKRRLKKIALCSMIIAVLCEEEEEMTRREWCKDWLHKRNERGSHATILQELRTGYESDFTNYMRMDPNTFYDLLEKLKPFITKQDTCMRESISPAARLEATLRYLSTGCSYSSLQYSTRISKQSLSAIIPDMCQTIYDVLKDPYLKTPQTAEEWKRVAQGFSKKWNFPNCIGAVDGKHILIRPPPDSGSFYYNYKGSHSIVLMAVSNADSNFIYVDVGTNGRVSDGGVWGNCSLNQRIEAGSAGMPDDEVLPNSSKILPYVIVADDAFPLKRHIMKPFSHQNQNLEQRVFSYRLSRARRTVENAFGILAKRFEVFHKAINLEPKKVEKIVLACTALHNYLRKAPITPTLCSDANIENADEILGMLPLEYEEHTTINGTIVRNLYMKYFNEEGTVIWQNRHT from the exons ATGTTCGAAGGTGATGTCCGTTGGCAACTCAGGCATTTAAGTCAGTGTGTGGCCTTGGACGAGTGGTGCAGTACATCACTACCATggtccacaagaaaaaaaagaaggctaaAAAAAATTGCACTATGCAGCATGATCATTGCTGTActctgtgaggaggaggaggagatgacaagAAGGGAATGGTGCAAGGACTGGTTGCACAAACGAAATGAAAGGGGAAGCCATGCAACCATTTTGCAAGAATTGAGAACTGGCTATGAATCGGACTTTACGAACTATATGCGGATGGACCCAAATACCTTCTACGATTTATTGGAAAAGTTAAAACCTTTTATAACAAAGCAGGACACCTGTATGAGGGAGAGCATTTCACCTGCAGCACGTCTGGAAGCAACGTTGAGGTACCTTTCCACCGGGTGCTCCTACAGTTCACTTCAATACAGCACAAGGATTTCAAAACAGAGTCTGTCTGCAATCATTCCTGATATGTGCCAAACCATCTATGATGTGCTTAAGGATCCATACTTAAAG ACACCCCAAACAGCGGAGGAGTGGAAGCGTGTAGCACAGGGATTTTCCAAGAAATGGAACTTTCCTAATTGCATCGGAGCAGTTGACGGGAAGCACATCCTGATAAGGCCACCACCTGATAGCGgctccttctactacaactacaaaggAAGCCACAGCATAGTGTTAATGGCTGTCTCCAATGCAGACTCAAACTTCATATATGTTGACGTGGGCACTAATGGAAGAGTGTCGGATGGTGGAGTGTGGGGTAACTGTTCTCTCAACCAGCGTATTGAAGCAGGATCTGCCGGTATGCCAGATGATGAGGTACTCCCAAACAGCTCAAAAATATTACCATATGTGATCGTTGCTGATGATGCATTTCCTCTGAAGCGTCATATCATgaagcctttctctcatcaaaaTCAAAACCTTGAGCAACGTGTGTTTTCCTACCGACTGTCAAGAGCTCGACGCACCGTAGAAAACGCATTCGGAATACTTGCTAAAAGATTTGAAGTGTTTCATAAAGCCATTAACCTTGAAccaaaaaaagtagagaaaatagTTCTTGCTTGCACTGCACTACATAATTACCTTCGCAAAGCACCTATCACCCCAACTTTGTGTTCTGATGCAAATATAGAAAACGCTGATGAAATCCTTGGCATGCTACCGCTCGAGTATGAAGAACACACCACCATCAACGGCACAATTGTACGCAATCTGTATATGAAATATTTCAATGAGGAAGGTACTGTGATCTGGCAAAACAGACATACATGA
- the LOC135106494 gene encoding uncharacterized protein LOC135106494, with protein MTSEASTKWCTGHCPCSQHRNVRHCLVWNYTILPDTRRAKSLGYRIFKVRQFISSHRPVTMASSTSVNEKSCHWDRKETLLLIELYRQNPCLWNVKSTVYKDRNKRVAAINEITAGLNRNGLSVTASEVKKKIESIRSQYRRELRKQEKSKKSGAGADDIYTPILWCFDDLCFLNDGDSKRESVSSMDSQVSLVPEEVSDHEIFNDPILQQNEDGSVTHTTPTPVTPVPSTSHDNVPPATPESSRIQTQTTRGRKRSLLTDERHEVLEEALHQLKELSRSEKDSDEESAFGDVVTNDLRKMNVENRIHAQKLISEVLYLGKLGKLTFSSKVVG; from the exons ATGACGTCAGAAGCGAGCACCAAGTGGTGTACCGGACATTGTCCGTGTTCGCAGCATCGAAACGTCAGACACTGTCTGGTGTGGAATTATACGATACTGCCAGACACTCGACGAGCAAAGTCACTTGGTTACAGGATTTTCAAAGTCCGTCAGTTCATTAGTTCTCATCGTCCTGTGACCATGGCCAGCAGTACCTCAGTCAATGAGAAGAGTTGCCACTGGGACAGAAAAGAGACCCTGCTACTAATAGAACTATACCGGCAGAATCCATGCCTATGGAATGTAAAGTCTACTGTGTACAAGGATAGGAACAAACGTGTCGCGGCCATTAATGAAATAACGGCAGGACTGAATAGAAATGGATTATCTGTTACTGCTtctgaagtgaagaaaaaaatagaatccaTCCGTAGTCAATATAGGAGAGAACTACGAAAACAGGAGAAATCAAAGAAGTCGGGGGCTGGTGCTGACGACATTTACACCCCCATATTATGGTGTTTTGATGACCTCTGCTTCCTCAACGATGGCGACAGCAAGAGAGAATCCGTGTCAAGTATGGATAGCCAAGTGTCTCTTGTGCCTGAAGAAGTGTCTGATCATGAG ATTTTCAATGATCCTATACTTCAACAAAATGAAGATGGTTCTGTAACCCATACAACACCAACGCCTGTCACACCTGTCCCAAGTACATCGCATGATAATGTACCACCTGCAACGCCTGAGTCTTCACGCATTCAGACTCAAACTACCCGAGGGAGAAAAAGGTCTTTACTCACTGACGAGAGGCATGAGGTGCTTGAAGAAGCGCTTCATCAACTGAAAGAATTATCTCGATCGGAGAAGGATAGCGATGAAGAAAGTgcttttggtgatgttgttacCAATGATTTGCGAAAGATGAATGTAGAAAATAGGATCCATGCACAGAAACTAATTTCTGAGGTACTTTATCTGGGGAAATTAGGGAAGCTCACCTTTTCATCCAAGGTTGTTGGCTAA